From a region of the Pseudomonadaceae bacterium SI-3 genome:
- a CDS encoding acyl carrier protein codes for MSQLQLEIKQLIIDALGLEDLGPDDIAADQPLFGEGLGLDSVDALELGLAIQKRFGIKIDADAKDTRKHFASVDSLTAYVSANRAVTEEA; via the coding sequence ATGAGCCAACTGCAGCTTGAAATCAAGCAACTGATCATCGACGCCCTGGGTCTGGAAGACCTCGGCCCAGACGACATCGCAGCCGACCAGCCGCTGTTTGGCGAAGGGCTCGGGCTGGATTCGGTCGATGCGCTGGAGCTGGGTCTGGCGATCCAGAAGCGCTTCGGTATCAAGATCGACGCCGATGCGAAGGACACCCGCAAGCATTTCGCCAGTGTCGATAGCCTGACCGCCTACGTCAGCGCCAACCGCGCCGTCACCGAGGAGGCTTGA
- a CDS encoding glycosyl transferase: protein MSEQASAGSHWAAHRERGSFALMKLTAWAVRLLGRRAMAPLLYLIVLYFYLFNRSARQSAWRYQQNLAAYSGRADLAPNWHSVYRQFMAFADALLDKLDVWGGRLRLDRLVLHDSANLHADLKAPRGQLLVGSHLGNLEICRALAEMGRKVRMNVLVHTRHAEQFNRLLNESGANNLRLIQVSELDPAIMMELSHRLDQGEWLAIAGDRVPLQGARIATADFLGQPAAFPQGPWLLAGLLQCPANLLFCLKQGEQFHVHLEPFADCIEWRRGERDAVVQRWVQRYADRLAARCLEAPLQWFNFYPFWDTHEQR, encoded by the coding sequence ATGAGCGAACAGGCCTCAGCCGGTTCGCATTGGGCCGCGCACCGCGAGCGGGGCAGCTTTGCCTTGATGAAGCTAACGGCTTGGGCCGTGCGCCTGCTTGGCCGACGTGCCATGGCACCGCTGCTGTACCTGATCGTGCTGTATTTCTACCTGTTCAACCGCAGCGCGCGGCAGAGCGCCTGGCGGTACCAACAGAACCTCGCCGCGTACAGCGGCCGCGCCGATCTGGCGCCCAACTGGCACTCGGTCTATCGCCAGTTCATGGCCTTCGCCGATGCCTTGCTGGACAAGCTCGATGTCTGGGGTGGACGCCTGAGGCTGGATCGACTGGTGCTGCATGACAGCGCCAACCTGCACGCTGACCTCAAGGCGCCGCGTGGCCAGCTGCTGGTCGGCTCGCACCTGGGCAATCTGGAGATCTGCCGAGCCCTGGCAGAAATGGGCCGCAAGGTCAGAATGAACGTTCTGGTACATACTCGCCACGCCGAACAATTCAACCGGCTACTGAACGAGTCCGGCGCGAACAACTTACGGCTGATCCAGGTCAGTGAGCTCGACCCGGCGATCATGATGGAGTTGTCCCACCGGCTGGACCAAGGCGAATGGCTGGCCATCGCCGGTGACCGGGTACCGCTACAGGGCGCGCGCATTGCCACGGCCGACTTTCTAGGACAGCCGGCCGCTTTCCCCCAGGGCCCCTGGCTATTGGCCGGGTTGCTGCAATGTCCGGCAAATCTGTTGTTCTGCCTGAAACAGGGCGAGCAATTTCATGTCCATCTGGAGCCCTTCGCCGACTGCATCGAATGGCGCCGAGGCGAACGCGATGCCGTCGTGCAGCGCTGGGTGCAGCGCTATGCGGATCGACTGGCGGCGCGCTGCCTGGAGGCACCCTTGCAATGGTTCAACTTCTACCCTTTCTGGGACACCCATGAACAACGCTGA
- a CDS encoding glycosyl transferase, which yields MATVPVKDSPQQLSLAIDEDWFKPCAVVPVYNHEASLPGVVRALLAEDLQCVLVDDGSSPAAAAVIDELAEQPSVHLLRHRRNQGKGAAVVSGLREAARLGFSHALQVDADGQHDLGCVALFLDRASQAPDALICGYPQYDSSVPKGRLYGRYLTHVWVWINTLSLSIRDSMCGFRVYPLPPTLALLDAMTLGQRMDFDTEILVRLHWRQQPMVWLPTRVHYPADGVSHFRLWRDNLLISSMHARLFGGMLMRAPALLWRRWRG from the coding sequence ATGGCGACCGTGCCCGTTAAGGACAGCCCTCAACAGTTGTCGCTAGCGATTGACGAAGACTGGTTCAAGCCGTGCGCGGTGGTGCCGGTGTACAACCACGAGGCCAGCCTGCCCGGCGTCGTTCGTGCATTGCTCGCCGAAGACTTGCAGTGCGTGCTCGTTGATGATGGCTCCAGCCCGGCAGCGGCGGCGGTTATCGATGAGTTGGCAGAACAACCCTCAGTGCACCTGCTCCGCCACCGCCGCAATCAGGGCAAAGGCGCAGCGGTTGTATCCGGCCTGCGCGAGGCGGCGCGCCTGGGATTCAGCCATGCACTGCAGGTGGATGCCGACGGCCAGCATGACCTGGGCTGCGTGGCGCTGTTTCTCGACCGCGCCAGCCAGGCGCCGGATGCGCTGATCTGCGGTTATCCCCAGTACGACTCGAGCGTGCCGAAGGGGCGTCTTTATGGTCGCTACCTGACCCACGTCTGGGTCTGGATTAACACCCTGTCCTTGTCGATCCGCGACTCCATGTGCGGCTTTCGCGTCTATCCGCTGCCCCCCACCCTGGCCCTGCTCGACGCGATGACGTTGGGTCAGCGCATGGACTTCGACACCGAAATCCTGGTTCGCCTGCACTGGCGACAGCAGCCGATGGTCTGGCTGCCGACGCGGGTGCACTACCCGGCCGATGGGGTTTCGCACTTCCGTCTGTGGCGCGACAACCTGCTGATCTCGTCGATGCACGCACGGCTGTTCGGCGGCATGCTCATGCGGGCGCCCGCACTGCTCTGGCGTCGGTGGAGGGGATGA
- a CDS encoding thioredoxin TrxC, translating into MTDSLIIPCAHCASLNRIPADRLHDAPRCGRCKEEALPNTPFELQQNQFANQIKGDLPLLVDVWASWCGPCRSFAPTFAQAAAQLQGRCRLAKLDSEASPQLSSQLGIRSIPSLILFKQGKEVARQSGAMPLPQLLAWLQQHGV; encoded by the coding sequence ATGACCGACTCGCTGATCATCCCCTGCGCACATTGCGCCAGCCTCAACCGCATCCCCGCCGACCGGCTGCACGACGCGCCGCGCTGTGGACGTTGCAAGGAAGAAGCCTTGCCGAACACGCCGTTCGAGCTGCAGCAGAATCAGTTCGCCAACCAGATCAAGGGTGATTTGCCGCTGCTGGTGGATGTCTGGGCCAGCTGGTGCGGCCCGTGCCGCAGTTTCGCCCCAACCTTCGCCCAGGCGGCAGCTCAGCTGCAGGGCCGTTGCCGATTGGCCAAACTGGACAGCGAGGCCAGTCCGCAACTGTCTAGCCAGCTCGGCATTCGTTCGATTCCCAGTTTGATCCTCTTCAAGCAAGGCAAGGAAGTGGCGCGCCAGAGCGGCGCGATGCCATTGCCGCAGCTACTGGCCTGGCTCCAACAGCACGGGGTATGA
- a CDS encoding acyl carrier protein yields MESRNEIFQTLRDALVELFELEPERISLEANLYQDLEIDSIDAVDLIDHIKRQTGKKIAAEEFKSVRTVGDVVEAVYRLVNPQPA; encoded by the coding sequence ATGGAAAGCCGCAACGAAATCTTCCAGACCCTGCGCGATGCGCTGGTCGAGCTGTTTGAACTCGAACCCGAGCGAATCAGCCTGGAAGCCAACCTATACCAGGATCTTGAAATTGACAGCATCGACGCCGTCGACCTGATCGATCACATCAAGCGACAGACAGGCAAGAAGATTGCCGCAGAGGAATTCAAGTCGGTACGAACCGTGGGCGATGTCGTCGAGGCGGTGTATCGGCTGGTGAACCCGCAACCGGCCTGA
- a CDS encoding AMP-binding protein encodes MNWIPLEHLLDQTPTSRPVTLDPVLEHAELRQRALRVAAGLRNRGVARLAVHLEDAGELAIALLGAWRAGVTVLLPADLQPASRARLAHQADLWLTDQDGDAHLSELFAEPLEGAKLDLDQCRLLLCTSGSSGEPKLIDKRLRQLANEVETLEACWGADLGDACMIASVSAQHIYGLLFRVLWPLCAGRPFLRRAQPFSEDLQLASRQHPRFCWVASPALLKRMGDNLDWPALRSVRRVFSSGGALDVEAGQRLQQRLGQLPTEIYGSSETGGIAWRQGGALWQPFAGVQLSQDDHGALRIASPCLPPGHVEQTADAARIEADGRFELLGRLDRIVKLEEKRIALPMLETALAAHPFVSDARLGVINDNRAYLAALVALSEAGLHALRNGGRRALTETLRKHLANHCEALALPRRWRLVAQLPCNSQGKLAQAQLDALLQAPRPLQPERLSASQEEDQWQLQLAVPLDLAHFTGHFPQTPVLPGVVQIDWAIGLARELIADLPPSFQGMEVLKFQQLARPGDQLSLTLRFDRERSKLHFAYRNGDAPCSSGRILLGDPL; translated from the coding sequence ATGAACTGGATTCCCCTCGAACATCTGCTCGACCAGACGCCCACGTCGCGGCCGGTCACGCTCGATCCCGTCCTTGAGCATGCCGAGCTGCGCCAACGAGCGCTGCGTGTGGCTGCTGGGCTGCGTAACCGTGGCGTCGCCAGGCTCGCAGTGCATCTGGAGGACGCCGGCGAGCTGGCGATTGCCTTGCTCGGCGCCTGGCGAGCCGGCGTAACTGTATTGCTACCCGCCGACCTGCAGCCCGCCAGCCGAGCGCGACTGGCCCACCAGGCCGATCTCTGGCTGACCGATCAGGACGGCGATGCTCATCTCTCGGAGCTGTTTGCCGAGCCGCTCGAAGGGGCGAAGCTGGATCTGGACCAGTGCCGATTGCTGCTCTGCACCTCAGGCTCCAGTGGCGAGCCGAAACTGATCGACAAACGCCTGCGCCAGCTGGCAAACGAAGTGGAAACACTCGAAGCCTGCTGGGGCGCCGACCTCGGCGACGCCTGCATGATTGCCAGCGTCTCCGCGCAGCACATCTATGGACTGCTGTTCCGCGTGCTCTGGCCGTTGTGCGCCGGCCGTCCCTTTCTGCGCCGCGCGCAACCCTTTTCCGAAGACCTGCAGCTGGCCAGCCGTCAGCATCCGCGCTTCTGCTGGGTGGCCAGCCCGGCGCTGCTCAAGCGGATGGGGGACAACCTCGACTGGCCTGCTTTGCGCAGCGTGCGCCGGGTCTTTTCCTCAGGGGGAGCCCTGGATGTCGAGGCAGGGCAGCGACTGCAGCAGCGACTGGGTCAGCTACCGACCGAGATCTACGGCAGCTCCGAGACCGGTGGCATCGCCTGGCGCCAAGGCGGCGCCCTGTGGCAGCCGTTCGCCGGGGTGCAGTTGAGCCAGGACGATCATGGAGCGCTGCGCATCGCCTCGCCTTGCCTGCCTCCAGGCCACGTCGAACAAACCGCCGATGCGGCGCGCATCGAAGCAGATGGACGCTTCGAGCTGCTCGGCCGACTGGATCGTATCGTCAAGCTGGAAGAGAAGCGCATTGCTCTGCCGATGCTCGAAACAGCGTTGGCCGCTCACCCTTTCGTCAGTGACGCGCGGCTGGGGGTGATCAATGACAATCGCGCCTACCTCGCGGCGCTGGTCGCACTGAGCGAAGCCGGCCTGCATGCGCTGCGCAACGGTGGTCGACGCGCATTGACCGAGACGTTGCGCAAGCACTTGGCAAACCACTGCGAAGCGCTAGCCTTACCGCGCCGCTGGAGGCTTGTCGCCCAGCTGCCCTGCAACAGTCAGGGCAAGCTCGCGCAGGCACAACTCGACGCGCTGTTGCAGGCGCCGCGCCCGCTGCAGCCGGAGCGACTCAGCGCTTCCCAAGAAGAAGACCAGTGGCAGCTGCAGTTGGCCGTCCCGCTGGACCTCGCGCACTTCACCGGGCATTTCCCGCAGACCCCGGTTCTGCCCGGCGTGGTGCAGATCGACTGGGCCATCGGCCTCGCCCGCGAGCTGATCGCCGACCTGCCACCGAGCTTTCAAGGCATGGAAGTGCTCAAGTTCCAACAGCTCGCCCGTCCGGGTGACCAGTTGAGTCTGACGCTGCGCTTCGACCGCGAGCGCAGCAAGCTGCACTTCGCATACCGCAACGGCGACGCACCCTGCTCGTCCGGCCGCATTCTGCTGGGAGATCCGCTGTGA
- a CDS encoding histidine ammonia-lyase gives MNNAEPVIFGENHLRIEDLLAVAQGRAPARLQSDAAFRERIARGAQFLDTLLDREGVIYGVTTGYGDSCVVAVPLHQVEALPQHLFTFHGCGLGKLLDAEATRAVLAARLRSLTHGMSGVRIELLERMQAFLEHDVLPLIPEEGSVGASGDLTPLSYVAATLAGEREVMYRGERRSAAEVHRQLGWTPLTLRPKEALALMNGTAVMTGLACLAYARADYLLKLATRITALNVIALEGNPEHFDERLFAAKPHPGQMQVAAWIRQDLAIEAPAAPLHRLQDRYSLRCAPHVLGVLADSLGLLRQFIETELNSANDNPIIDAENERVLHGGHFYGGHIAFAMDSLKNLVANVADLLDRQLALLVDTRYNHGLPSNLSGAPEATAMINHGFKAVQIGASAWTAEALKNSMPASVFSRSTECHNQDKVSMGTIAARDALRSLELTEQVAAATLIAANQGVWLRQRQQGSRPLPAPLSLMHEALGEDFPPLIEDRALERELRLCLERIRAQHWGLYA, from the coding sequence ATGAACAACGCTGAGCCCGTCATCTTTGGCGAAAACCACCTGCGCATCGAGGACCTGCTGGCCGTGGCCCAGGGCCGTGCGCCCGCCCGGCTGCAGTCCGACGCGGCGTTCCGCGAACGGATCGCCCGCGGTGCACAGTTTCTCGACACCCTGCTCGACCGCGAAGGTGTGATCTACGGCGTGACCACCGGCTATGGCGATTCCTGCGTGGTGGCGGTGCCGCTGCACCAGGTCGAAGCCCTGCCGCAGCATCTGTTCACCTTTCACGGCTGCGGCCTGGGCAAGCTGCTCGACGCGGAAGCCACGCGCGCGGTCCTGGCCGCTCGCCTGCGTTCGCTGACGCACGGCATGTCTGGGGTACGCATCGAGTTGCTCGAGCGCATGCAGGCGTTCCTCGAGCATGACGTGCTGCCATTGATCCCCGAAGAAGGCTCGGTCGGCGCCAGCGGTGACCTCACGCCGCTGTCCTATGTCGCGGCGACCCTGGCTGGCGAGCGAGAGGTGATGTATCGGGGCGAACGCCGCAGCGCCGCCGAGGTACACCGCCAACTTGGCTGGACGCCGCTGACTCTCCGTCCGAAGGAGGCCCTGGCGCTGATGAACGGCACCGCAGTGATGACCGGCCTGGCCTGTCTGGCCTATGCCCGCGCCGATTACCTGCTGAAACTGGCGACCCGGATCACCGCGCTCAACGTCATCGCACTGGAAGGCAATCCGGAACATTTCGACGAGCGCCTGTTCGCTGCCAAACCGCACCCTGGGCAAATGCAGGTGGCCGCCTGGATTCGTCAGGACTTGGCCATCGAGGCGCCGGCGGCGCCGCTGCATCGCCTGCAGGACCGTTACTCGCTGCGCTGCGCCCCGCACGTGCTCGGTGTGCTCGCCGACAGCCTGGGCCTGCTGCGGCAGTTCATCGAAACCGAACTGAATAGCGCAAACGACAACCCGATCATCGACGCGGAAAACGAGCGGGTGCTGCATGGTGGGCATTTCTATGGCGGACATATCGCCTTCGCCATGGACAGCTTGAAGAATCTCGTTGCCAACGTCGCGGACCTGCTCGACCGGCAGCTCGCGTTGCTGGTCGATACTCGTTACAACCACGGCTTGCCGAGCAACCTGTCCGGCGCCCCCGAAGCCACAGCGATGATCAACCATGGCTTCAAGGCGGTGCAGATCGGCGCCAGCGCCTGGACCGCGGAAGCCCTGAAGAACAGCATGCCGGCCAGCGTTTTTTCGCGCTCGACCGAGTGTCACAACCAGGACAAGGTGAGCATGGGCACCATTGCCGCGCGCGACGCATTGCGCAGCCTGGAACTGACCGAGCAGGTCGCCGCCGCCACGCTGATCGCCGCGAACCAGGGCGTCTGGCTGCGTCAACGTCAGCAGGGCTCGCGGCCGCTACCGGCACCGCTATCGCTGATGCACGAAGCGCTTGGCGAAGACTTCCCACCGCTGATCGAAGACCGTGCGCTGGAACGCGAACTGCGCCTTTGCCTCGAGCGAATTCGTGCGCAGCACTGGGGGCTGTATGCGTAA
- a CDS encoding acyl-CoA thioesterase: MRKGGVLQAEIEVLVPFFDVDSMDIVWHGHYVKYFEMARCALLDRIGHNYVQMREAGYAWPIIDVQLRYMRGARFNQRIVVRADLVEWENRLKINYLINDAETGERMTRGSTVQVAVEIASREMLLASPKVLVEAVERALL; the protein is encoded by the coding sequence ATGCGTAAGGGCGGCGTACTGCAGGCAGAGATCGAAGTGTTGGTGCCCTTCTTCGACGTCGACTCCATGGACATCGTCTGGCACGGCCATTACGTCAAGTATTTCGAAATGGCGCGCTGCGCCCTGCTCGACCGTATTGGCCACAACTATGTGCAGATGAGAGAAGCCGGCTACGCCTGGCCGATCATCGATGTACAGCTGCGCTATATGCGCGGCGCCCGTTTCAATCAGCGCATCGTTGTTCGCGCCGATCTGGTCGAGTGGGAGAACCGCCTGAAGATCAACTACCTGATCAACGACGCAGAAACCGGTGAGCGCATGACGCGCGGCAGCACCGTGCAAGTTGCCGTGGAGATCGCCAGCCGCGAAATGCTGCTGGCTTCGCCGAAGGTGCTGGTCGAAGCCGTGGAGCGCGCGCTGCTGTGA
- a CDS encoding 3-oxoacyl-ACP synthase: MIQFEIDQWQAWAPGLASTDDWANWAGDPCELESSDAQPDVSFLPAMQRRRLSRLARMVFAVATPLAANRAPMPLVYASRHGETTRTFAILNDLASDEPLSPTQFSLSVHNAIIGLWSIQQQDTSEMTALAAEGDGLEHAVLEAALLLGEGAPEVLVVVAEDQPPAVYAPWINDVSFPYAVALLLKPGKTWQLSLETAEPAARQASHPHAIKLVHALLKDQPTFQNTWESRQWNWQQTY; encoded by the coding sequence GTGATTCAATTCGAAATCGATCAATGGCAGGCTTGGGCTCCAGGACTGGCGAGCACTGATGACTGGGCCAATTGGGCCGGGGATCCGTGCGAGCTCGAAAGCAGTGACGCACAACCGGACGTCAGCTTCCTGCCGGCCATGCAGCGCCGACGCCTGAGTCGCCTGGCGCGCATGGTGTTCGCCGTGGCCACTCCTCTGGCGGCCAACCGGGCGCCAATGCCCCTGGTCTACGCCTCCCGTCACGGCGAGACCACGCGCACTTTCGCCATCCTCAACGACCTGGCGAGCGACGAGCCACTTTCCCCTACCCAGTTCAGCCTGTCGGTGCACAACGCGATCATCGGTCTCTGGTCCATCCAGCAGCAGGACACCAGCGAGATGACGGCGCTCGCAGCTGAAGGTGACGGATTGGAGCATGCCGTGCTCGAAGCAGCCTTGTTGCTCGGCGAAGGCGCTCCCGAAGTCCTGGTGGTGGTCGCGGAAGATCAGCCCCCTGCGGTCTATGCGCCCTGGATCAACGACGTCAGCTTTCCTTATGCCGTGGCGCTGTTGCTGAAGCCGGGTAAGACCTGGCAATTGAGCCTCGAAACAGCCGAGCCAGCCGCTAGGCAGGCATCGCACCCGCATGCGATCAAACTGGTCCACGCACTGCTCAAGGACCAACCGACCTTTCAAAACACCTGGGAGAGCCGCCAATGGAACTGGCAGCAAACCTATTGA
- a CDS encoding 1-acyl-sn-glycerol-3-phosphate acyltransferase has product MELAANLLNRRYSAPWLWRLVATGLSFALFGLGGLCLRMIVFPVLGLLPGDTTERRSRARQTVSRLFWLFVQFMYRSGVLTYEVEGAERLGRPGQLVIANHPSLIDVVVLIALIRDANCVVKQSLWDNPFTRGPIRAAQYISNNGSAEMLDEAADALRQGQTLIIFPEGTRTTPGQAPQFHRGAAAIALRGARLVTPVVITVTPTTLTKAEPWYRIPARRFHFHLRVGEDIDPQMFASRGAAPIASRQLNDHLHRHFIKELALDEPTAA; this is encoded by the coding sequence ATGGAACTGGCAGCAAACCTATTGAACCGCCGATACAGCGCGCCCTGGCTGTGGCGCCTGGTCGCGACCGGGCTGTCGTTTGCCCTGTTCGGTCTCGGCGGGCTCTGCCTGCGAATGATCGTCTTCCCTGTGCTGGGTCTGCTGCCAGGCGACACGACCGAACGCCGCAGTCGGGCGCGACAGACCGTGAGCCGGCTGTTCTGGCTGTTCGTCCAGTTCATGTACCGCAGCGGCGTACTGACCTATGAAGTCGAGGGTGCCGAACGGCTCGGCCGCCCTGGGCAGTTGGTGATCGCCAACCACCCTTCGCTGATCGACGTGGTGGTGCTGATCGCACTGATCCGTGACGCCAACTGTGTGGTCAAGCAGAGCCTGTGGGACAACCCCTTCACTCGCGGGCCGATACGTGCGGCTCAGTACATCAGCAATAACGGCAGCGCGGAGATGCTCGACGAAGCAGCCGATGCGCTGAGGCAAGGCCAGACACTGATCATCTTTCCCGAAGGCACGCGCACCACGCCGGGCCAGGCGCCGCAGTTTCATCGGGGCGCGGCGGCTATCGCGCTTCGTGGCGCACGCCTGGTCACACCGGTCGTGATCACCGTAACACCCACCACCCTGACCAAAGCCGAGCCCTGGTATCGGATTCCGGCAAGACGTTTTCATTTTCATCTGCGCGTCGGTGAGGATATCGACCCGCAGATGTTCGCTTCGCGTGGCGCAGCACCCATTGCCTCTCGGCAACTCAACGATCATCTGCATCGACACTTCATAAAGGAGCTCGCACTCGATGAGCCAACTGCAGCTTGA